The genomic stretch GCGCGCAGGGCTACTACATGGTGGCGTCGGTGGCCAACCTGGAGCTCTTGGTGAGCATGAACGTGGTGCTCACGTCGGGGCCGTACGCCGGCAGCTCGCTCACGGTCGTGGGGCGCGACGACGTCGGCACGCCGGTGCGGGAGCTCTCGGTGGTCGGCGGCACGGGGCAGTTCAGGATGGCGCGTGGCTATGTGCTGTGGAAGACGGTCACCCCTGAGATCCTCGACCTCGAGATCTTCGTCAATCCTTGATCAAGACTGCTGTGTTCCTGCTTGGATGGTGAGATTGCCTAGGTAAACAGCTTGTTAACGCGTAGTTTGTTTTCCTTTTGGCACTGAATCATTATTCATTTAATTAATTTGGCCGCCGTTCGTTCGTTTAATTTGGTACAGTAGTCTGAACAACTTTGATCCTTTGGTTTTAATGAAGCATAAGTGAATCGCTGGCTATCATTTATCTCTTTACTTGCGCTGAATTTGTTGGTGCCTATGTTTTACCTGAAGCATAATTGAATTGCTGGCTATCATTCTTTACTTGTGGTTAACTTGTTGGTGCTTGTAACTGAATACTTACATTTGTTTTCCCGAATAGGAAAAATATTACTCTCCTAAACTCTTATGAGTTATGAGTAATGTTTGTCGTTCCAATATCAGTCTCGAGCTGAACTCGGAAACAGTAAAAATGTCTCCCGTAGTAAAAATGTCAAGTGTTTTTACTTTCCTGAGTGTAATTcattggacactcggcaaaggagatatttgccgagtgtcaccatgtagacacTCGGCATTTTtactttttgccgagtgtcatggaggaaacactcggcaaaaatcaacacggcactcggcaactctCTAGCACGTGACTTGCACGTGCGACGTCCGCCAGATGCCCTGCTGGCTGTCAGAACATTGCCGAGAGTCCGTTAGTGACACTCGGCAGAGTTaagctttgctgagtgttttctgTAGACACTCGACAAAATAATATTTGTtttcctctccttccctccaATGTTTTTCTACtctccacatacaacatgtggtactacatgttaaaatttggtatatttgtGGATCAGTTTGCTATATtgaattaatttattgcataaATAGGACTTTTTTGGTTTAAGGCAAATTTGAAcggcaagtgattcaaataatgGAATAAGTTGAGtcaaaaaatcatattcatgttattgagtccaTTTTGGAGCCTTAgacaggaaatgaaaagaaatctcgaacattttgttcagaaaacacaaccacaaaTGTGTGGTCcaatggtttttaaattctaaaaaaagcaaacaaagtctgaaaattatgagatttgtcaagatctcatgatatcatacgtggaggttgTGAAAAAAATTGGGAAGGTTTCGCACATTTTTTCAT from Setaria italica strain Yugu1 chromosome II, Setaria_italica_v2.0, whole genome shotgun sequence encodes the following:
- the LOC101753862 gene encoding dirigent protein 21; translated protein: MACCKLFSIMLLAAVLAAGPAVAAATSAHLHFYMHDVTGGPSPTAVRVVSGPRGYFGNTVVIDDKLTEGTSRSSATVGRAQGYYMVASVANLELLVSMNVVLTSGPYAGSSLTVVGRDDVGTPVRELSVVGGTGQFRMARGYVLWKTVTPEILDLEIFVNP